One genomic region from Xyrauchen texanus isolate HMW12.3.18 chromosome 16, RBS_HiC_50CHRs, whole genome shotgun sequence encodes:
- the LOC127656943 gene encoding bone morphogenetic protein 4-like isoform X1, producing the protein MKGIWPVLSNSLPAPRNIYLRNLSRIDSQQTWTVFPCFTFCRDIMIPGNRMLMVIVLWQMLLGKSSYASLIPEEGRKKVSAQLGQSHELLQDFEATLLHMFGLQKRPRPSYSAVVPQYLLDLYRLQSGEVEDAAAHEISFDYPERSTSRANTVRGFHHEEHMEELPSDGSWETPLRFIFNLSSIPEQELLSTAELRLYRQQIDDASPDPQHTGDEGLHRINIYEVLKPLRAGQLITQLLDTRLVHHNTSRWESFDVSPAVLRWTRDKQSNHGLAIEVLHLNQIRHHQGRHVRVSRSLHPLPGEDWDQLRPLLVTFGHDGKSHPLTRRMKRSPKQRGRKRNRNCRRHALYVDFSDVGWNDWIVAPPGYQAYYCQGECPFPLADHLNSTNHAIVQTLVNSVNTNIPKACCVPTELSAISMLYLDETDRVVLKNYQEMVVEGCGCR; encoded by the exons at GAAAGGTATCTGGCCAGTGCTCTCGAACAGCCTTCCAGCACCACGTAACATTTACCTGAGGAACTTGTCTCGCATAGACTCCCAACAAACATGGACTGTATTCCCATGCTTTACCTTTTGTCG AGACATCATGATTCCTGGTAATCGAATGCTGATGGTCATTGTATTATGGCAAATGCTACTGGGAAAGAGCAGCTATGCTAGTCTAATACCTGAGGAGGGGAGGAAGAAAGTGTCGGCTCAGCTGGGTCAGAGTCATGAACTGCTGCAGGACTTTGAGGCCACACTGCTGCACATGTTTGGCTTGCAAAAGCGTCCGCGACCCAGCTACTCGGCCGTCGTGCCGCAGTATCTGCTCGATCTGTATCGCCTGCAGTCAGGAGAGGTTGAAGACGCTGCAGCTCATGAGATCAGCTTTGATTATCCAGAAAGATCTACGAGTCGAGCTAACACTGTGAGAGGCTTCCACCATGAAG AGCACATGGAAGAGTTGCCATCTGACGGGTCATGGGAGACTCCACTACGCTTCATCTTCAATCTCAGCAGCATACCTGAGCAGGAACTCCTTTCTACCGCAGAGCTGCGTCTCTACAGGCAACAAATCGATGACGCAAGCCCAGATCCCCAACACACAGGAGACGAGGGTCTCCATCGGATAAACATATACGAGGTGCTGAAGCCCCTGCGGGCCGGCCAGCTCATCACGCAGCTCCTGGATACGCGGTTAGTGCACCACAACACGTCCAGATGGGAGAGCTTTGACGTGAGTCCCGCAGTGCTGCGCTGGACCCGCGACAAGCAGTCCAACCATGGCCTGGCCATTGAGGTGCTTCACCTAAACCAAATACGCCATCATCAGGGACGACATGTGCGCGTAAGTCGGTCCTTGCATCCCCTTCCGGGTGAAGATTGGGACCAGCTCCGGCCACTGCTAGTCACTTTCGGTCACGATGGCAAAAGTCACCCGTTGACGCGCAGAATGAAGCGCAGCCCTAAGCAAAGGGGCCGAAAGCGCAACCGCAACTGCCGGCGACACGCGCTCTATGTTGATTTCAGCGACGTGGGTTGGAATGACTGGATTGTGGCGCCACCCGGGTACCAGGCGTACTACTGTCAAGGGGAGTGCCCCTTCCCGTTGGCCGATCACCTGAACTCGACCAATCACGCTATTGTACAGACGCTGGTTAACTCTGTGAACACCAATATTCCCAAGGCCTGCTGTGTTCCCACTGAGCTCAGTGCAATTTCAATGCTCTACCTGGATGAGACGGACAGGGTGGTCCTGAAAAACTATCAGGAGATGGTGGTGGAAGGGTGTGGCTGCCGCTAA
- the LOC127656943 gene encoding bone morphogenetic protein 4-like isoform X2 — MIPGNRMLMVIVLWQMLLGKSSYASLIPEEGRKKVSAQLGQSHELLQDFEATLLHMFGLQKRPRPSYSAVVPQYLLDLYRLQSGEVEDAAAHEISFDYPERSTSRANTVRGFHHEEHMEELPSDGSWETPLRFIFNLSSIPEQELLSTAELRLYRQQIDDASPDPQHTGDEGLHRINIYEVLKPLRAGQLITQLLDTRLVHHNTSRWESFDVSPAVLRWTRDKQSNHGLAIEVLHLNQIRHHQGRHVRVSRSLHPLPGEDWDQLRPLLVTFGHDGKSHPLTRRMKRSPKQRGRKRNRNCRRHALYVDFSDVGWNDWIVAPPGYQAYYCQGECPFPLADHLNSTNHAIVQTLVNSVNTNIPKACCVPTELSAISMLYLDETDRVVLKNYQEMVVEGCGCR; from the exons ATGATTCCTGGTAATCGAATGCTGATGGTCATTGTATTATGGCAAATGCTACTGGGAAAGAGCAGCTATGCTAGTCTAATACCTGAGGAGGGGAGGAAGAAAGTGTCGGCTCAGCTGGGTCAGAGTCATGAACTGCTGCAGGACTTTGAGGCCACACTGCTGCACATGTTTGGCTTGCAAAAGCGTCCGCGACCCAGCTACTCGGCCGTCGTGCCGCAGTATCTGCTCGATCTGTATCGCCTGCAGTCAGGAGAGGTTGAAGACGCTGCAGCTCATGAGATCAGCTTTGATTATCCAGAAAGATCTACGAGTCGAGCTAACACTGTGAGAGGCTTCCACCATGAAG AGCACATGGAAGAGTTGCCATCTGACGGGTCATGGGAGACTCCACTACGCTTCATCTTCAATCTCAGCAGCATACCTGAGCAGGAACTCCTTTCTACCGCAGAGCTGCGTCTCTACAGGCAACAAATCGATGACGCAAGCCCAGATCCCCAACACACAGGAGACGAGGGTCTCCATCGGATAAACATATACGAGGTGCTGAAGCCCCTGCGGGCCGGCCAGCTCATCACGCAGCTCCTGGATACGCGGTTAGTGCACCACAACACGTCCAGATGGGAGAGCTTTGACGTGAGTCCCGCAGTGCTGCGCTGGACCCGCGACAAGCAGTCCAACCATGGCCTGGCCATTGAGGTGCTTCACCTAAACCAAATACGCCATCATCAGGGACGACATGTGCGCGTAAGTCGGTCCTTGCATCCCCTTCCGGGTGAAGATTGGGACCAGCTCCGGCCACTGCTAGTCACTTTCGGTCACGATGGCAAAAGTCACCCGTTGACGCGCAGAATGAAGCGCAGCCCTAAGCAAAGGGGCCGAAAGCGCAACCGCAACTGCCGGCGACACGCGCTCTATGTTGATTTCAGCGACGTGGGTTGGAATGACTGGATTGTGGCGCCACCCGGGTACCAGGCGTACTACTGTCAAGGGGAGTGCCCCTTCCCGTTGGCCGATCACCTGAACTCGACCAATCACGCTATTGTACAGACGCTGGTTAACTCTGTGAACACCAATATTCCCAAGGCCTGCTGTGTTCCCACTGAGCTCAGTGCAATTTCAATGCTCTACCTGGATGAGACGGACAGGGTGGTCCTGAAAAACTATCAGGAGATGGTGGTGGAAGGGTGTGGCTGCCGCTAA